In Blautia sp. SC05B48, a single genomic region encodes these proteins:
- a CDS encoding penicillin-binding Tp47 domain C-containing protein gives MQKWNLLKKTAPCILSLAVAATTFPTAVMASDLDAAVVSEAEAGDTEDFVTEETTEDTAAVTEAAADETEDIQQEDTEAVENLDETAEEADPFSTGEEDFTEGDEVAEAFSDSDQLTGEYQYVYAGLTWGEYWAAEGVYAAGDTSSSEEKDSHSEFDTGAFDTVTRATANHGLHRGSYQTEATIIAEDGTRFDISYWEDKGSTLYLTDGSKVKWNRGSITTEDGKTYTMDHYEIYGLKYVPVAVKTADFADFCKKYNVVQDGAMLSGGYSENNLQYYKGLVADVNAQTNGLKYAEKNGDGFTFTARKSDGTASGIKDQALKTATGIKPSVKAASGSYGEFLRVDLNGNYGDLGANMQAVRWDYYGDDSTYTKCLASYGTKFAADNWMHKAMGIQLGLTKSARCKLPGGTDGTGYWKLTVYALGYNDYTYSFQATAENIVNPTMEPTDFTSLKTEVEAAKALAEKDYTIATWKSFAGELQEAEDILAKTDASQAEVNEALEHLQGAEKELQKVTVTLDKTAAAVYIGKTTTLKATTNDSDAAVTFKSGNTKVATVSSKGVVKGVKAGTAVITAKVGNATATCKVTVKASTIKFAKASVTIYKGKTATVKATATPSATVKYTSSNTKVATVNSKTGVVKGIKAGTVTITAKAGALKTTCKVVVKNPAFSLVKSSATIKKGKTTTIRSKAAPAGKVTYTSSNKKVAAVNSKGVVKGIKKGKATITVKCNGITKKFVVTVK, from the coding sequence ATGCAGAAGTGGAATCTACTGAAAAAAACAGCTCCATGCATCTTAAGTCTTGCGGTGGCAGCAACAACTTTTCCGACCGCTGTAATGGCATCTGATCTTGATGCAGCCGTGGTTTCCGAGGCAGAGGCAGGAGATACGGAAGATTTTGTAACAGAGGAAACAACAGAGGATACAGCAGCAGTGACAGAAGCAGCGGCAGACGAGACAGAGGATATCCAGCAGGAAGATACAGAAGCTGTTGAGAATCTGGATGAGACAGCAGAGGAAGCAGATCCGTTCTCTACAGGAGAAGAGGATTTTACAGAAGGCGATGAAGTGGCAGAAGCATTTTCCGATTCTGACCAGCTGACAGGCGAGTATCAGTATGTATATGCAGGACTTACCTGGGGTGAGTACTGGGCAGCTGAAGGCGTCTATGCAGCTGGAGATACAAGCTCTTCAGAAGAGAAGGATTCACATAGTGAGTTTGATACAGGAGCTTTTGATACAGTAACAAGAGCAACTGCAAATCATGGACTCCACAGAGGAAGCTATCAGACAGAAGCTACGATCATTGCTGAAGACGGAACCAGATTCGATATATCCTACTGGGAGGATAAAGGAAGCACACTTTATCTTACAGACGGTTCCAAGGTAAAATGGAACAGAGGCAGTATAACAACAGAAGATGGAAAAACCTATACGATGGATCATTATGAGATATATGGTCTGAAATATGTTCCGGTAGCAGTTAAGACCGCAGATTTTGCAGATTTCTGCAAAAAGTATAATGTCGTACAGGATGGAGCTATGCTCTCCGGAGGATACAGTGAAAACAATCTCCAGTATTATAAAGGCCTTGTGGCAGACGTAAATGCACAGACAAATGGTCTGAAATATGCGGAGAAAAATGGTGACGGCTTTACATTTACAGCAAGAAAATCAGACGGAACAGCTTCCGGTATCAAGGATCAGGCGTTAAAAACAGCAACAGGGATCAAGCCGAGTGTAAAAGCAGCAAGCGGAAGCTACGGCGAATTCCTCCGTGTGGATCTCAATGGAAATTATGGCGATCTTGGTGCAAATATGCAGGCTGTACGCTGGGATTATTATGGAGATGATTCCACATATACAAAATGCCTCGCTTCTTATGGAACCAAGTTTGCCGCAGATAACTGGATGCATAAAGCAATGGGAATCCAGCTTGGACTTACAAAATCTGCACGCTGCAAGCTTCCGGGAGGAACAGACGGAACAGGATACTGGAAACTGACAGTGTATGCTCTTGGATATAATGACTATACCTACAGCTTCCAGGCAACTGCAGAGAATATCGTAAATCCTACAATGGAGCCGACTGATTTTACAAGTCTTAAAACGGAAGTGGAAGCTGCAAAAGCTCTGGCAGAGAAGGATTACACAATTGCAACCTGGAAGTCCTTTGCCGGTGAGCTTCAGGAAGCAGAAGACATTCTTGCAAAAACAGATGCAAGTCAGGCTGAGGTAAATGAAGCACTTGAACATCTTCAGGGAGCAGAGAAAGAGCTTCAGAAGGTAACAGTTACACTTGATAAGACAGCAGCTGCTGTATATATAGGAAAAACGACGACTCTTAAGGCAACAACAAATGACAGCGATGCAGCAGTAACATTTAAGTCCGGCAACACAAAGGTTGCAACAGTAAGCAGCAAGGGTGTTGTTAAAGGCGTAAAAGCCGGAACAGCAGTTATCACAGCAAAGGTAGGAAATGCCACAGCAACCTGCAAGGTAACAGTAAAAGCTTCTACAATTAAATTTGCAAAGGCCTCCGTAACGATCTACAAAGGAAAAACAGCAACTGTAAAAGCAACTGCAACACCATCTGCAACTGTAAAATACACAAGCAGCAACACAAAGGTTGCAACCGTAAACAGCAAAACAGGTGTTGTAAAAGGAATCAAAGCAGGAACCGTTACGATTACAGCAAAGGCAGGAGCCCTGAAGACAACCTGCAAAGTAGTTGTCAAGAATCCTGCATTCAGTCTTGTAAAATCTTCTGCAACGATCAAAAAAGGTAAAACAACAACCATCAGATCCAAAGCAGCACCTGCAGGCAAGGTTACATATACAAGCAGCAATAAAAAAGTTGCAGCTGTAAACAGCAAGGGTGTTGTAAAGGGAATCAAAAAAGGTAAAGCAACGATCACAGTGAAATGCAACGGAATTACAAAGAAATTTGTGGTAACTGTTAAATAA
- a CDS encoding FAD:protein FMN transferase, with protein sequence MKYQALKKKAFFATAVLTGTVMLFPVGCPAAAEKDIQNYTDTDFAMDTVVSETLYTTGDDINSKLTSILTDVETNLLSWTNESSQIYKVNADCGNDTEISEELSGYLERILAIAKDSNGAFDPTIGELIRLWDIGGENQRIPGKDEIQEALKDSGYKKVSLDGNMVHMDKGCSLDLGAAGKGIGCDSILEYLKTQKEVSAALMNLGGSSVMTYGSKPDGSSWNVAVTDPRAENEDDYLGVVALNGTEFLSTSGDYEKYFIENGVRYHHIMDPSTGYPAESGVTGVTVVCDTGLEADALSTACFVLGVEKGAQLLKAYGADGLFVDEDHHVYLTEGMKERFSLIADSYSVEDIAE encoded by the coding sequence ATGAAATATCAGGCTCTTAAAAAGAAAGCTTTTTTTGCCACAGCAGTACTCACAGGGACAGTGATGCTGTTTCCGGTTGGATGTCCGGCTGCGGCAGAGAAAGATATACAGAACTATACAGATACCGATTTTGCCATGGATACTGTGGTATCGGAAACACTTTATACCACAGGAGACGATATAAACAGTAAACTGACTTCAATTCTGACAGATGTGGAGACGAATCTTCTGTCCTGGACAAATGAGAGTTCGCAGATTTATAAGGTGAACGCAGATTGCGGAAACGATACGGAGATTTCCGAAGAACTTTCCGGATATCTGGAACGCATCCTTGCCATTGCGAAAGATTCTAATGGAGCCTTTGATCCGACGATTGGAGAACTGATTCGGCTGTGGGATATCGGAGGGGAGAATCAGCGGATTCCCGGAAAAGATGAAATTCAGGAAGCGCTGAAGGATTCCGGATACAAAAAGGTTTCCCTGGATGGAAATATGGTTCATATGGATAAGGGCTGTTCTCTGGATCTCGGAGCTGCCGGAAAGGGAATCGGCTGTGATTCCATCCTGGAATATCTGAAAACGCAGAAAGAAGTCTCTGCGGCGCTTATGAATCTGGGAGGAAGCAGTGTCATGACTTATGGAAGCAAGCCGGATGGTTCTTCCTGGAATGTGGCAGTGACAGATCCCAGAGCTGAAAATGAGGATGACTATCTTGGTGTGGTTGCCTTAAATGGTACAGAATTTCTTTCCACATCCGGAGATTATGAGAAATATTTTATCGAAAATGGTGTAAGGTATCACCACATTATGGACCCGTCTACCGGCTATCCGGCAGAAAGCGGAGTGACCGGGGTAACGGTAGTCTGTGACACCGGACTGGAGGCAGATGCGCTTTCCACAGCATGTTTTGTGCTGGGGGTGGAAAAAGGGGCACAGCTGTTGAAAGCTTACGGTGCAGACGGACTTTTTGTGGATGAAGATCATCATGTATATCTCACTGAGGGGATGAAAGAGCGGTTCAGCCTGATTGCAGATTCCTACAGTGTGGAGGATATTGCAGAGTGA
- a CDS encoding FMN-binding protein, with protein MEKELKDKKPAENGTPKVPWTKMIPAAAVIAALAFSGIKAKGSEESTEAVQKAETTVMSASELEKYLGYEEGNTVSDSTSASDKKNSTSKKSSSKKSAKKTAAKKSSGTRTVSESAKSNAGAAGQGSTQTPVAAVPANGYKDGVYEGSGTGFGGTIRVQVTVSGGKIAAIDILDASGETASYFASAQGVISRMIAGNTPNVDAVSGATYSSNGIIQAVQNALSQAAADGSSQQVTPAPVVTAVPTMTPSPSPTKKPSSAKEPEDPDSPKKYLDGKYTASAKGFNGDVKVIVTIKDGVIEALKQENTDTEQFFERAWSVLEKQIIGTDSVDDIDTVSGATYSSNGILNAVKKALKEAVNPEYGKKPTPTPTKKPIPKPTATLKPAATPKPTATPKPTETPAATPTPEPDDPDVTPVPEKPNVTPTPGTDEPDATPEPTEAPEPAGMYRDGTYTGSAFGYGGKTYLTITISGGQIVSIEQTNQDTPEFFDPAWSMIYSQIMANQSADGIDTVSGATYSSEGILDAAQKALAQAKN; from the coding sequence ATGGAAAAAGAGTTAAAAGATAAAAAACCAGCCGAAAATGGCACACCCAAGGTGCCCTGGACGAAAATGATCCCTGCAGCAGCTGTGATTGCGGCGCTTGCGTTTTCGGGCATAAAGGCGAAGGGATCCGAGGAATCAACGGAAGCAGTACAGAAAGCAGAGACAACCGTGATGTCTGCTTCGGAGTTGGAAAAATATCTCGGATATGAAGAAGGAAATACTGTTTCTGACAGCACATCTGCCTCAGATAAGAAAAACAGTACATCAAAGAAAAGCTCATCAAAGAAAAGTGCGAAAAAAACAGCAGCAAAAAAAAGTTCTGGTACGAGAACGGTTTCAGAATCAGCAAAAAGCAATGCCGGTGCGGCAGGACAGGGTTCTACCCAGACCCCGGTAGCGGCAGTTCCGGCCAATGGCTATAAAGATGGAGTATATGAAGGATCTGGAACCGGATTCGGTGGTACGATCCGTGTACAGGTAACAGTCAGCGGAGGAAAGATCGCAGCCATTGATATTCTGGATGCATCTGGCGAGACTGCATCTTATTTTGCGTCAGCTCAGGGTGTGATCAGCAGGATGATCGCCGGAAATACACCGAATGTAGATGCAGTAAGTGGAGCAACCTATTCCTCCAACGGAATCATCCAGGCAGTTCAGAATGCGCTCTCCCAGGCAGCGGCAGATGGAAGTAGCCAGCAGGTCACCCCTGCACCTGTAGTAACGGCTGTACCAACTATGACACCATCACCGTCACCTACAAAAAAACCATCTTCTGCAAAGGAGCCGGAAGATCCGGACAGTCCGAAAAAATATCTGGACGGTAAATATACAGCTTCGGCAAAGGGCTTCAATGGAGACGTGAAAGTAATTGTGACCATCAAGGATGGAGTGATCGAAGCTCTGAAACAGGAAAATACGGACACGGAGCAGTTTTTTGAAAGAGCATGGAGCGTGCTGGAAAAACAGATCATAGGCACAGATTCTGTGGATGATATTGATACAGTCAGCGGAGCAACCTATTCTTCCAACGGAATTCTGAATGCTGTAAAAAAAGCTCTCAAAGAAGCGGTCAATCCGGAGTATGGAAAGAAACCCACACCAACTCCGACAAAGAAACCGATACCAAAGCCAACAGCCACACTGAAACCTGCGGCAACGCCGAAACCAACAGCCACACCGAAGCCAACAGAGACACCGGCAGCAACCCCGACGCCGGAGCCGGACGACCCGGATGTGACGCCGGTTCCTGAAAAACCCAATGTAACTCCAACACCAGGGACAGATGAGCCGGATGCCACGCCGGAGCCAACGGAAGCACCGGAACCTGCCGGAATGTACAGAGATGGAACGTATACGGGATCAGCTTTTGGATATGGAGGAAAAACATATCTGACAATCACGATCTCAGGAGGCCAGATCGTATCCATTGAGCAGACAAATCAGGATACACCGGAATTTTTTGATCCTGCATGGAGCATGATCTATTCTCAGATCATGGCAAACCAGTCGGCAGATGGAATTGATACTGTCAGCGGAGCCACATATTCATCCGAAGGGATCCTGGACGCTGCACAAAAGGCCCTTGCCCAGGCGAAGAATTAA
- a CDS encoding mechanosensitive ion channel family protein has product MDSTVQTVQEVGNQVNQYRQMFENYLPDITKFGIKVVLAIVAFWVGSTVIKWIVKFVRKSLTKSRLDTGAAQFISSLVKIVLYILLIFNISTSFGVKESSLAALLGTAGVTMGLALQGGLANLAGGMMLLLFKPFQVGDYIIVNGQDGSEGTVAKVEICYTTLLSIDNKHIVIPNGTLSNATITNVTARDQRRLEIKVGISYNADIQKAKDILEDILTEDPDTREDEEMVVFVDELAESSVIMGFRVWVATDRYWAARWRLNQRIKEDFDYYGIEIPYNQLDVHIHK; this is encoded by the coding sequence TTGGATAGTACTGTACAGACCGTGCAGGAGGTCGGAAATCAGGTAAACCAGTACAGGCAGATGTTTGAAAATTATCTGCCGGACATCACAAAATTCGGAATCAAGGTTGTTCTGGCTATCGTTGCTTTCTGGGTAGGAAGCACGGTAATTAAATGGATCGTAAAGTTTGTGAGGAAATCACTGACAAAATCCAGGCTGGATACAGGAGCGGCACAGTTTATATCCTCACTGGTCAAGATCGTACTTTACATACTCCTGATCTTTAATATATCCACAAGCTTTGGAGTAAAGGAATCATCTCTGGCAGCACTTCTTGGAACTGCAGGTGTTACTATGGGTCTTGCCCTCCAGGGCGGACTTGCCAATCTGGCAGGAGGTATGATGCTTCTTCTGTTCAAGCCTTTCCAGGTAGGGGATTACATCATCGTTAACGGACAGGACGGAAGCGAGGGAACGGTAGCCAAGGTCGAGATTTGTTATACAACGTTATTATCCATTGATAACAAGCACATCGTGATCCCGAACGGTACTCTTTCCAATGCGACCATCACCAACGTAACAGCAAGGGATCAGCGAAGGCTGGAGATCAAAGTGGGAATCTCTTACAATGCAGATATCCAGAAGGCCAAGGATATCCTGGAAGATATCCTCACCGAAGATCCGGATACAAGAGAAGACGAAGAGATGGTGGTATTTGTAGACGAGCTGGCAGAAAGCTCTGTGATCATGGGCTTTCGTGTCTGGGTAGCTACTGACCGCTACTGGGCAGCCAGATGGAGATTGAACCAGAGGATCAAGGAAGATTTTGATTATTATGGGATTGAGATTCCTTATAATCAGCTGGATGTGCATATCCATAAATAA
- the panC gene encoding pantoate--beta-alanine ligase, which translates to MQVTKTVEETRKQIKAWKKEGKTVGLVPTMGFLHEGHASLIKKCREQNDIVVVSDFVNPTQFGPTEDLEAYPRDFERDSKLCESLGADLIFCPEPSEMYHDPHAFVSIDTLSETLCGKTRPIHFKGVCTVVTKLFHIVAPDRAYFGQKDAQQLAIIRKMVSDLNFDIEIVGCPIIREEDGLAKSSRNTYLSPEERKAALCLSKAVKAGQEAIHAGIPAEELLGKMRAVIEAEPLAKIDYVSMVDALTMQPVEKADRSVLVAMAVYIGKTRLIDNFSYEV; encoded by the coding sequence ATGCAGGTAACAAAAACAGTAGAAGAAACAAGAAAACAGATCAAAGCGTGGAAAAAAGAAGGAAAAACAGTAGGCCTTGTGCCAACCATGGGATTTCTCCATGAGGGACACGCAAGCCTGATCAAAAAATGCAGAGAGCAGAATGATATCGTAGTGGTATCCGATTTCGTCAATCCTACACAGTTCGGTCCTACCGAAGACCTGGAAGCCTACCCGAGAGACTTTGAGCGTGACAGCAAGCTCTGCGAAAGCCTGGGAGCGGACCTGATCTTCTGCCCGGAGCCTTCCGAGATGTATCATGATCCCCACGCATTTGTAAGTATAGATACTCTGTCAGAGACACTTTGCGGAAAAACACGTCCGATCCATTTCAAAGGTGTGTGTACCGTTGTGACCAAGCTGTTCCACATTGTGGCACCGGACAGAGCATATTTCGGACAGAAAGACGCACAGCAGCTGGCCATCATCCGCAAGATGGTGAGTGATCTGAACTTCGATATTGAGATCGTAGGTTGTCCGATCATCCGTGAGGAGGACGGACTTGCAAAATCCTCCAGAAATACATATTTAAGCCCTGAAGAGAGAAAAGCAGCTCTTTGCCTGTCAAAGGCAGTAAAAGCCGGACAGGAAGCCATTCACGCAGGAATCCCGGCAGAAGAGCTTCTCGGAAAAATGCGAGCAGTGATCGAAGCAGAGCCTCTGGCAAAGATCGATTATGTATCCATGGTAGATGCACTTACCATGCAGCCGGTGGAAAAAGCTGACCGCAGCGTTCTTGTAGCAATGGCTGTTTACATCGGAAAAACAAGACTGATCGACAACTTTAGCTACGAGGTATAA
- a CDS encoding Tex family protein has translation MDIIQVITRELNVEKWQVEAAVKLIDEGCTIPFISRYRKEATGTLNDEQLRNLNERLTYLRNLEDKKAQVLGSIEEQGKLTPELKKQIEAAQTLVVVEDLYRPYRPKRRTRAIIAREKGLGPLADIILLQMTKKPLEEEAKAFLSEEKEVKTVEEAISGARDIIAEHISDEADYRISIRKRTMDKGTICSNARDEKEQSVYEMYYDFEEPVKKLAGHRVLALNRGEKEKFLTVKILAPEEEIIRYLEKQVIVRDNPYTAPVLKEAIEDSYKRLIGPAIEREIRSALTEAAEDGAIHVFGKNLKQLLMQPPIAGQVVLGWDPAFRTGCKLAVVDPTGKVLDTTVIYPTAPTNETKIRAAKETLKKLISKYHVTLISVGNGTASRESEQIIVELLKEIPEKVQYVITNEAGASVYSASKLATEEFPNFDVGQRSAASIARRVQDPLAELVKIDPKSIGVGQYQHDMNQKKLGEALNGVVEDCVNKVGVDLNTASASLLEYISGISKAIAKNIVAYREENGRFQTRRELLKVAKLGPKAFEQCAGFTRITGGKNPLDATSVHPESYDAAKKLLEKLGYTPEDVAERKLAGISGQIRDYGKLAKELEIGEPTLRDIVKELEKPARDPRDEMPKPILRTDVLDMKDLKEGMVLKGTVRNVIDFGAFVDIGVHQDGLVHISEMSEKFIKHPLEAVSVGDIVDVRVLGVDMKKKRISLSMKGINK, from the coding sequence ATGGATATTATTCAGGTAATTACCAGAGAATTGAACGTTGAGAAATGGCAGGTTGAGGCAGCAGTTAAGCTGATCGATGAAGGCTGCACCATTCCTTTTATTTCCAGATACCGTAAGGAAGCAACCGGTACACTGAACGACGAACAGCTTCGTAATCTTAATGAGAGACTTACCTATTTAAGAAATCTTGAGGATAAAAAGGCTCAGGTTCTGGGCAGCATCGAGGAGCAGGGCAAGCTGACTCCGGAGCTGAAGAAACAGATCGAGGCAGCGCAGACACTTGTTGTGGTAGAGGATCTTTACCGTCCGTACCGCCCGAAGCGCCGTACACGTGCCATCATCGCCAGGGAAAAAGGTCTGGGACCTCTGGCTGACATCATTCTTCTCCAGATGACGAAGAAACCTCTTGAAGAAGAGGCAAAAGCATTTCTTTCTGAGGAAAAAGAAGTCAAAACTGTGGAAGAGGCCATCAGTGGTGCCAGAGATATCATTGCGGAGCACATTTCCGATGAAGCAGATTATCGTATCAGCATCCGTAAGAGAACAATGGATAAGGGAACTATATGCTCTAATGCGAGAGATGAGAAGGAGCAGTCTGTATACGAGATGTATTATGACTTTGAAGAGCCGGTGAAAAAGCTTGCAGGTCATCGTGTCCTTGCTCTGAACCGTGGTGAGAAAGAGAAATTCCTTACTGTGAAGATACTTGCACCTGAGGAAGAGATCATCCGTTATCTTGAAAAACAGGTGATCGTCCGCGATAATCCATACACTGCACCTGTTCTGAAAGAAGCCATTGAGGACAGCTATAAACGTCTCATCGGACCGGCTATTGAGCGTGAGATCCGGAGCGCCCTTACAGAGGCAGCAGAGGACGGTGCCATCCATGTCTTTGGCAAAAATCTGAAGCAGCTTCTCATGCAGCCTCCGATCGCAGGACAGGTAGTTCTTGGCTGGGACCCTGCCTTCCGTACAGGATGCAAGCTGGCAGTGGTAGATCCGACCGGGAAGGTTCTGGATACCACAGTCATTTATCCCACAGCACCAACCAATGAGACCAAGATCCGTGCCGCAAAGGAAACCCTGAAAAAGCTTATCAGCAAATATCATGTGACACTGATCTCTGTAGGAAACGGAACGGCATCCAGAGAATCCGAGCAGATCATCGTGGAGCTTCTTAAGGAAATTCCGGAAAAGGTCCAGTATGTCATCACCAACGAGGCAGGTGCTTCTGTATATTCCGCAAGCAAGCTTGCCACGGAAGAATTCCCGAATTTCGATGTTGGACAGAGAAGCGCCGCATCCATCGCAAGACGTGTACAGGATCCGCTTGCAGAGCTTGTAAAGATCGATCCGAAATCCATTGGTGTCGGTCAGTATCAGCATGATATGAACCAGAAGAAGCTGGGAGAAGCCCTTAACGGTGTTGTGGAAGATTGTGTAAACAAGGTCGGAGTGGATCTGAATACGGCATCTGCCTCCCTACTGGAGTATATTTCCGGAATCAGTAAGGCCATCGCAAAGAATATCGTAGCCTACCGTGAGGAAAACGGCCGTTTCCAGACAAGAAGAGAGCTTCTTAAGGTTGCTAAGCTTGGTCCGAAAGCCTTTGAGCAGTGTGCAGGTTTCACACGGATCACAGGAGGCAAAAATCCCCTGGACGCAACCAGTGTCCATCCGGAAAGCTATGACGCAGCAAAAAAACTCCTGGAAAAGCTAGGCTACACACCGGAAGATGTGGCAGAGCGTAAGCTTGCCGGTATTTCCGGACAGATCCGCGATTACGGAAAACTGGCAAAGGAGCTGGAGATCGGAGAGCCAACCTTACGTGATATCGTAAAGGAACTGGAAAAACCTGCCAGAGATCCACGTGACGAGATGCCGAAACCGATTCTCCGTACCGATGTACTGGATATGAAGGATCTGAAAGAGGGCATGGTTCTTAAGGGAACTGTCCGCAATGTTATTGACTTTGGTGCTTTTGTAGATATCGGTGTGCATCAGGATGGCCTGGTCCATATTTCCGAGATGAGCGAGAAATTCATCAAACATCCGCTGGAAGCAGTCAGTGTGGGAGACATCGTGGATGTCCGTGTTCTTGGTGTTGATATGAAGAAAAAACGTATCAGCCTTTCCATGAAGGGAATTAATAAATAA
- a CDS encoding L-lactate dehydrogenase — protein MSSKITIIGAGSVGSTIAYTLSQKSIASEIVLIDINRQKAEGEVMDIDQGTSFREPISIVAGDYPDAADSDIVIITSGIARKPGQTRIELTQTNVNIMKSITPEIVKVAPKALYIIVSNPCDIMTYAFAKISGLPENQILGSGTALDTARLRCRLSQHYGVSEKNIHAYVFGEHGDTSFVPWSRAFVAGATLDEFDKIVHEDQKDMQPLDREEVLEYVHTSGSTVIAKKGATFYAVAVSVCRLCSLLLAASDTIVSVSTMLHGEYGVEDVCLSTMASIGPEGVKRIVRVPLTEEETEKLHASANALKDVIAQIDL, from the coding sequence ATGAGCAGTAAAATTACGATCATCGGAGCAGGAAGCGTGGGTTCAACTATCGCCTACACCTTATCACAGAAGAGCATTGCCTCAGAAATTGTCCTGATCGATATCAACAGGCAGAAGGCAGAGGGCGAGGTCATGGATATTGACCAGGGAACCAGCTTCCGTGAACCGATCTCCATTGTGGCAGGAGATTATCCGGATGCAGCTGATTCTGACATTGTGATCATCACTTCCGGCATTGCCAGAAAACCGGGACAGACACGTATCGAGCTGACACAGACCAATGTCAACATTATGAAGAGCATCACTCCGGAGATCGTAAAGGTGGCTCCAAAAGCGCTTTATATCATTGTAAGCAACCCATGTGATATCATGACATACGCATTTGCAAAAATTTCCGGTCTTCCAGAGAACCAGATCCTTGGTTCCGGAACCGCCCTGGATACGGCCCGTCTCCGCTGCAGACTTTCCCAGCACTACGGCGTATCTGAGAAAAACATCCACGCCTATGTATTCGGAGAGCATGGAGATACTTCCTTTGTACCGTGGTCCAGAGCCTTTGTTGCAGGTGCGACCCTTGATGAATTTGACAAGATCGTTCATGAGGATCAGAAAGATATGCAGCCACTTGACAGAGAAGAGGTTCTGGAGTATGTTCATACTTCAGGATCAACTGTGATCGCCAAGAAGGGTGCTACATTTTATGCGGTAGCCGTATCTGTTTGCAGACTTTGCTCGCTTCTTCTTGCTGCATCTGATACAATAGTCAGTGTATCAACCATGCTTCACGGAGAGTACGGTGTTGAAGACGTATGTCTTAGTACCATGGCTTCTATCGGACCGGAAGGTGTAAAACGTATCGTTCGTGTTCCACTGACCGAGGAGGAGACAGAGAAGCTTCATGCAAGCGCCAATGCTCTGAAGGACGTGATCGCACAGATTGATCTTTGA
- the panD gene encoding aspartate 1-decarboxylase, with protein MTIEMLKGKIHRATVVQAELDYVGSITVDEELLEAAGILEYEKVQIVDVNNGSRFETYTICGERGSGMICLNGAAARCVSTGDKIIIMAYAQYEQEEARTHKPAVVFVDEENRISRVTNYEKHGLLKDMA; from the coding sequence ATGACAATAGAGATGTTAAAAGGAAAGATCCACAGAGCAACCGTTGTCCAGGCGGAACTGGATTATGTAGGAAGTATCACTGTGGATGAGGAACTGCTGGAAGCTGCCGGGATACTGGAATATGAGAAGGTTCAGATCGTAGATGTGAACAACGGCAGCCGTTTCGAGACATACACCATTTGCGGAGAACGCGGAAGTGGTATGATCTGCCTGAATGGAGCAGCAGCAAGATGTGTGAGTACCGGTGACAAGATCATCATCATGGCTTACGCACAGTACGAGCAGGAAGAAGCCCGTACCCACAAGCCTGCAGTTGTATTTGTAGATGAAGAGAACAGAATCAGCAGAGTGACTAATTATGAGAAACACGGACTGCTGAAGGATATGGCCTGA